A genomic stretch from Mustelus asterias unplaced genomic scaffold, sMusAst1.hap1.1 HAP1_SCAFFOLD_63, whole genome shotgun sequence includes:
- the LOC144483375 gene encoding uncharacterized protein LOC144483375: MEGNSTIHSEEKLYTCSVCGQDFNQSSSLSEHNCSHNSEKLWKCGDCGKGFDYPSQLEIHRRSHSGERPFTCSQCGRGFTQSNSLHIHQRTHTDERPFNCSQCGKGFTASSHLLKHRQIHTGERPFTCSVCGKGFTQSSNLALHQRIHTGERPFTCSQCGKRFAQSATLFTHQRIHTDERPFKCPDCGKCFKNSVNLHYHQRVHTDEKPFRCSHCGTGFKQSSQLTVHQRTHTGERPFTCSQCGNGFAHSSTLLTHQRIHTGEKPFTCSKCGKGFSQSSNLLRHQRVHK; the protein is encoded by the coding sequence atggaaggaaatagcaccattcacagtgaagagaaactgtacacgtgttctgtgtgtggacaagacttcaaccaatcatccagcctttcggaacataattgcagtcacaacagtgagaagctgtggaaatgtggggactgtgggaagggattcgattacccttcccagctggagattcatcggcgcagtcacagtggggagagaccattcacctgctcccagtgtgggaggggattcactcagtcaaacagcttacatatacaccagagaactcacactgacgagagaccattcaactgctcccagtgtgggaaaggattcactgcctcatcccatctgctgaaacatcggcaaatccacactggggaaaggccgttcacctgctctgtgtgtgggaagggattcactcagtcttccaACCTCGCattacaccagagaattcacactggggagaggccattcacttgctcccagtgtgggaagagatttgctcAGTCAGCCACCCTCTTcacacaccagcggattcacactgatgagagaccttttaaatgtccagactgtgggaaatgCTTTAAAAATTCTGTAAATCTGCActaccatcaacgtgttcacactgatgagaaaccattcaggtgctctcactgtgggactgggttcaagcaatcatctcaactcactgtacaccagcgcactcacactggggagagaccattcacctgctcccagtgtgggaatggatttgctcactcatccactctgctgacacaccagcgaattcacactggggagaagccgttcacttgttccaagtgtggaaagggattcagtcaatcctccaatctgctgagacaccagcgagttcacaagtaa
- the LOC144483343 gene encoding uncharacterized protein LOC144483343 — translation MEKRWKCGDCGKGYSYPSELEMHRRAHTGERPFTCSTCGKGFTQSSSLLTHQYVHTDQTPFKCSDCEKTFKSKKYLLRHQHIHSEEKPFTCPLCGKRFTATSNLQKHQRAFIHLLKHQRVHTEEKPFSCTDCGKSFRHSGSLTVHQRAHTGERPFTCSECGKGFTDSCQLLRHERVHTGERPFTCSECGKGFIDSSQLLKHQRVHTEERPFTCSECGKGLTDSSQLLKHQRVHK, via the exons atggagaaacgatGGAAATGCGGGGATTGTGGAAAGGGTTACAGTTACCCTTCTGAACTGGAAATGCATCGACGcgctcacactggagagaggccgttcacctgctccacctgtgggaagggattcactcagtcatccagcctgctgacacaccagtatgttcacactgatcagacacctttcaaatgttctgactgtgagaaaacatttaaaagcaaaaagtatctgctgaggcaccaacacattcacagtgaggagaagccgttcacctgccccttgtgtgggaagcgattcactgctacatccaacctgcagaaacaccagcga GCTTTCatccacctgctgaaacaccagcgagttcacactgaggagaaaccattcagctgcactgactgtggaaagagtttcagacaCTCAGGCagtctcactgtacaccagcgagctcacactggggagaggccattcacgtgctccgagtgtgggaagggattcactgattcatgccAACTGCTGAGACATgaacgagttcacaccggggagaggccgttcacctgctccgagtgtgggaagggattcattgattcatctcagctgctgaaacaccagcgagttcacaccgaggagaggccattcacctgctccgagtgtgggaagggattaacTGATTCATctcagctgctgaaacaccagcgagttcacaagtga